One window of the Dermacentor andersoni chromosome 10, qqDerAnde1_hic_scaffold, whole genome shotgun sequence genome contains the following:
- the LOC126519206 gene encoding uncharacterized protein — MSFMPLCSNNLQKSWKVALKNKFKNNRKKAVNVSTEMQAVRAQSYRKSPREPVVEVANKKLCRLSDNNDLIIYGETMESRQKHNEWLQQHFATADPEDLRPRLLATAKERHECLRRITLSEALLQYPFLATEHSLLMEFNILFKRTILDSIERGCSRLCSIILDHAEQDEVVQFSAMASEDGVLGVLNFIAGRCNESLDAILTETAAVPLTPCLQRASDGSLALHIDAQRLFVTSSLLAGLACLFASFWVFHIVYPKKAHRILTFIEHCFLDLCYTKPRVKALELVNFYKNYC, encoded by the exons ATGTCTTTTATGCCTCTTTGTTCAAATAATCTACAGAAATCGTGGAAAGTTGCCCTCAAGAATAAGTTTaagaacaacagaaagaaggcAGTGAATGTGTCTACGGAAATGCAAGCGGTTCGGGCCCAGAGCTACCGCAAGAGTCCCAGGGAGCCAGTGGTGGAGGTGGCGAACAAGAAGCTATGCCGCCTCTCT gacaacaatgacctcatcatttaTGGGGAGACCATGGAGTCGCGACAAAAACATAACGAGTGGCTACAGCAACATTTTGCAACTGCTGATCCAGAAGATTTGCGGCCACGTCTTCTTGCAACAGCCAAGGAACGGCACGAGTGTCTTCGCCGAATCACGTTGTCGGAGGCGCTCCTGCAGTATCCTTTCCTAGCAACAGAACACTCG CTGCTGATGGAGTTCAATATATTGTTCAAAAGAACAATACTCGACAGTATTGAGCGTGGCTGCAGCCGTCTGTGCAGCATCATTCTCGACCACGCGGAGCAGGACGAGGTTGTTCAATTCTCTGCCATGGCTTCTG AGGATGGTGTGCTTGGTGTCCTCAACTTCATTGCAGGCCGCTGCAATGAATCACTTGATGCTATCTTAACAGAA ACAGCTGCGGTCCCACTAACTCCATGCCTCCAGAGGGCATCTGATGGCTCCCTCGCGCTGCACATCGATGCGCAGCGATTGTTTGTGACGTCATCACTGCTAgcaggcctggcctgccttttcgcttcgttCTGGGTATTCCACATTGTATACCCAAAAAAGGCCCACAGGATTTTAACATTCattgagcactgctttctggatttGTGTTACACAAAGCCACGGGTGAAAGCATTAGAGTTAGTAAATTTCTACAAGAACTATTGCTAG